The DNA sequence TCGTGTGGGTAGGGTGCGGGGCTTGCCCCCGCCCGCCGTTCGCGCCATTACAACGGTTCCGGGCAGCGACGGGCGGGGGCAAGCTCCGCACCCTACCCACACGAGTCATGATATTACGCCACTACCTCGTAAATCATCACTGGTTTGGCTTTGTGCTTGAGGATTATTTCCTTCAGCGGGAGGCACTGGAATGACTCTTTTACCTGCTCGAATACGGCGGCGGTGATGATGATTTGGCCGGGCTTGGCGGCGGCTTGCAGGCGCTGGCTCAGGTTCACGGCGTCGCCGATGACGGTGTAGTCGAAGCGCTTGAGGGAGGCCGAACCGATGTTGCCCGACACCATTTCGCCGGCGTTGAGGCCGATGGAGAGCTGCGGCTGGTAGGTGCTGCCGTCGGGCAGGGTGGTGGGATGGGCCTGCACGGCGGCGCGCACGGCCAGGGCCGCGTCCATGGCCCGGTCGAGGTGGTACGCGCCCCGAAATACGGCCATGATGGCGTCGCCGATGAACTTGTCGACGTGGCCGCCCTGGGCGATGATTTCGCGCACCGCCTGGTCGAAGTACGTATTCAGCAGCGTCACCACATCGGCGGGGGCCAGCACTTCGGCCAGGGCCGTGAAGCCGCAGATGTCGATGAATACCACCGTGGCCGCCACCGTTTCGCTGGCCGTGAGGGTGATCTGGAAGTCGGGCCGCGTCATCACGTTCAGCACGGTTTCGTCCACGTACATCCGCAAAATGTTGTTTTCCTGGATGGCGCGCAGCGTTTGGCGCAGTTGCGCCACCTGCCGGGCCGCCTTGTCGATGGTCAGCTCCAGGTCGGCGAAGTCCACGGGCTTGGTCACGAAGTCGAACGCCCCGCGGTTCATGGCCGTGCGGATGTTGGCCATGTCCCCGTAGGCCGACACCATTATGGCCCGCGGCACGGGGTTGGCGGCGGCCAGGCGGGGCAGCAGCGCCAGCCCGTCGAGCTGGCCCGGCATGTTGATGTCGGTGAGCACCACGTCGAGCTCAGGCCACTCGCCCACGCGCACCAGCGCCTGCTCGCCGTCGCGCGCAAACCGGAACTCGTAGGCTCCTTCCCGGATTTTGCGCCGGAATTTCTGCTTGATGAGCAGCTCCAGGTCGGGCTCGTCGTCCACCACCAGAATCTTGGTTGCCATGGCGTTAGGCAGCTTGCAGCGGGGCGAGTTTCTGGCGCAGGGCGGCGAAGTTGAGCGGCTTGGTGAGGAAATCCTGGGCCCCCAGCTGCATGGCCTGGCGGTAGCTGTCGGCGTCGCCGTAGGCCGTGACCATCATCACAGTGGGCGGGGGCACGGCGTGGGCCAGCTTGATGCGCCGCAGCAATTCCAGCCCGCTCATGCCGGGCATGTTGATGTCGGAGAGGATGAGCACCACCTCCGAGTAGTGGTGGGCCTGCTGCAAGTAGTCCAGCGCCTCCTCGCCCGAATGGGCGAAGGCGAAGGACAGGGCCCCGCTGCGGATTTCGTGGCGGAAGCGCTGCTCAAACAGCAGCGGCACGTCGGGCTCGTCGTCGACTACCAGGATTTTCATTGCGAACGGAAAAAGTAGGCCAGCGCCCCGGCGGCACCCCGCCGCACCCGGACAGGATGCTAAAGGGGGGATGAAGTATGGAATGTAGTAAATAATAAATATAATTTTTCAAACCTTCGCCCAGTGGGAGTGGCCGTTGGCCCAGCAGCCCCCGCCGTTGGCTTGCAAAGTCAACCATGGGCTAAGCTTCTCGCTTACATTTGAAGTGCTTAACTCAGATGGGCCGTGCTCACCAATATTCAACGCTACTTCCGCTACTACCTGGCCCTGATGCTGGCCGCGCTGCTAGCCTTGGGTACCCGCCTGGCCCCGGCCGCCCCGCTGCCCGGGGCCCCCGCCGCCGGTGGGGCCCCGGAAAACTTTAACATAGCCGGTAAGTAGCTATTGGTGAAGACGTAGCGTAACCAGATTTGCCGCCGGTGCTGGTGGCCGGGGCAACTATGGGGCCCCAAACGGGGTA is a window from the Hymenobacter nivis genome containing:
- a CDS encoding adenylate/guanylate cyclase domain-containing protein, with the protein product MATKILVVDDEPDLELLIKQKFRRKIREGAYEFRFARDGEQALVRVGEWPELDVVLTDINMPGQLDGLALLPRLAAANPVPRAIMVSAYGDMANIRTAMNRGAFDFVTKPVDFADLELTIDKAARQVAQLRQTLRAIQENNILRMYVDETVLNVMTRPDFQITLTASETVAATVVFIDICGFTALAEVLAPADVVTLLNTYFDQAVREIIAQGGHVDKFIGDAIMAVFRGAYHLDRAMDAALAVRAAVQAHPTTLPDGSTYQPQLSIGLNAGEMVSGNIGSASLKRFDYTVIGDAVNLSQRLQAAAKPGQIIITAAVFEQVKESFQCLPLKEIILKHKAKPVMIYEVVA
- a CDS encoding response regulator codes for the protein MKILVVDDEPDVPLLFEQRFRHEIRSGALSFAFAHSGEEALDYLQQAHHYSEVVLILSDINMPGMSGLELLRRIKLAHAVPPPTVMMVTAYGDADSYRQAMQLGAQDFLTKPLNFAALRQKLAPLQAA